The following DNA comes from Geobacter sp..
CAACCGGAAAAGGAAGGGAGGCACGATGAAAAAGATGATGCTCACAGTCAATGGCGTTACCCATTCGTTTGTCGGTGATCCTGAAATGCCACTGCTATGGTATCTCCGCGACACACTCCACCTGTACGGTACGAAATACGGCTGCGGCGAGGGGCTCTGCGGCGCCTGCACGGTGCAGATCAACGGCGAGGCGGCGCGCAGCTGCATAACCACGATGCAGAGCGTGGCAGGGAAGAAGATCGTGACCATCGAGGGTCTGAGCGCCACAGGGGATCACCCGCTGCAGAAGGCGTGGCAGGAGTGCGACGTGCCGCAGTGCGGGTACTGCCAGAGCGGCCAGCTCATGCAGGCGGCAGCGCTTCTCGAAGGGAAGCCGAAACCGACGGACCGGGAGATCGACGAGGCCATGCAGGGGAACATCTGTCGCTGCGGAACGTACCAGCGCATCCGCCAGGGGATCAAGCTGGCAGCGGGGGTGAAGCCATGAACAGCGTGTTGCGTGTCAGCAGGCGCGGTTTCCTCAAGGTGACGTTTTCGGCAGGGGCGCTGATCCTCTGTGTGCGGATCTTCCCCAATGAAGCGCTCGGGGCGCTGGCGGCGGAGGAGAAGTGGTCCCCCGGCGTCTACCTGGGGATCGAGCCGGACGGCACGGTGATCATCATCGCCCATCGCTCGGAGATGGGGACGGGGATCCGCACCGCGCTGCCGATGGTGGCTGCCGACGAACTGGAAGCCGACTGGCAGCGGGTCCGGATCGAACAGGCGATCGGCGATCCAAAGTATGGCGACCAGAATACCGATGGCTCAAAGTCGATCCGCGACTTCTACGACGCCTTGCGCCGGGCGGGTGCGTCGGCGCGGGTGATGCTGGAGCATGCGGCCGCAGCCAGGTGGGGAGTACCGGTTGCCGAATGCCGGGCGCGCAACCACCAGGTCGTGCATGTTGATGGCCGGAGCCTCGGTTTCGGGGAACTGGTATCCCTTGCCGCCAAGCAACCGGTGCCCCGCAACGAAGAGCTGCGCCTGAAGACGCCGGCCGAGTTCCGCTATATCGGCAAGGGAGTGCCGATCGTCGATCTTTCGGACATCTGCACCGGCAAGGCGACCTTCGGGATCGACGCCCGGATGCCGGGGATGGTCTATGCCTCCATCGAACGGTCGCCGGTCCTCGGCGACAGGCTGAAATCCTACGACGACAAGGAAGCGCGCAAGGTCAAAGGGGTGCTCCGGACCGTGGTGATCGAAGCGGCGAAACCACCCTACGGGTTCCAGGCCCTGGGAGGGGTCGCGGTGATTGCCGACAGCACCTGGGCGGCGCAACAGGGACGGCAGAAGCTTAAGGTCGTCTGGGAGCCGGGCGACAACGCCAGCTACGACTCGGAGGCCTTCAGGAAGTCGCTGCTGGAGACCGTACGAAAGCCGCAAAAGGCAGTGCGAACCATCGGCGACGTGGATGCGATTTTTGCCAAGGGGGGGACGATTCACGAGGCAGAGTATTACGTCCCCCATCTCGCCCATGCCACGATGGAGCCGCCGGCAGTGGTGGCCGAATACAAAAACGGCAAGGTCACGACTTGGGCCGCGACCCAGAACCCGCAGGCAGTGCAGGAGACGGTGGCCAAGGCCGTGGGGATCGCGAAGCAGGATGTGACCTGCCATGTGACGCTCCTCGGTGGCGGCTTTGGCCGGAAATCGAAACCGGATTACGTGGCTGAGGCGGCGATCCTGTCGAAGATGGTCGGCAAGCCGGTGCAGGTGACCTGGAGTCGCGAGGACGACATCCGCCACGACTTTTACCACACCGTGGCGGCGCTCTACCTGAAGGCGGCGACGGATGAGCGGGGACGGCCGACGGCGTGGCTGCAGCGGTGCGCCTTCCCGCCGATCCCGTCGACCTTCGATGCCACGGCGACCTACGCCGCGGACAGCGAGATGGCCCAGGGATGGGTGGATGTGCCGTTCGTGATTCCCAACCTGCGCGCCGAGAACGGACCGGCAAGGAACCACGTGCGCATCGGCTGGCTCCGTTCGGTGGCCAACATCTACCATGCCTTTGCGGTTCAGTCGTTCGTGGACGAGCTGGCAGCGGCTGCGGGCCGAGACCGGATCGAGTATTTCCTCGATCTGCTGGGCAAGCCGCGCACCATCGATTTCGCGGCCGAAGGGACGACATACGCCAACTACGGGCAACCGATCGATCAGTACCCATGGGAGACGGGTCGCCTGCGGCGGGTGGTCGAAGTGGTGGCGGAGAAGTCCGGCTGGGCAAAGCGGAAACCGGAAAAGGGGCGCGCGCTCGGGTTTGCCGCGCACCGGAGTTTCTTAAGCTATATCGCCGTGGTTGCCGATGTGGTGGTGGACGGCAAGGGACGGATCAGCATCCCGCGACTGGACGTGGCAGTGGATGCGGGTCGGGTGGTACACCCGGAACGGGTGCGGGCGCAGTTCGAAGGGGCAGCGGTGTTCGGCGCAAGCCTGGCCCTGATGGGGGAGATCACTGCGGCCAAGGGGATGATCCAGCAGTCCAATTACAACGACTACCCGGTGGCGCGGATGCGGGATGCCCCCTATGAGACCCATGTCCATCTCGTGCAGAGCGAAGGGCTGCCGACCGGCGTGGGCGAGCCGGGAGTCCCTCCCATTGCTCCGGCGCTCTGCAACGCACTGTTCAGCATAACCGGCAAGCGGATTCGCCAGCTGCCGATCAACAAGACCAGCCTCGTATGACGCGGGCGCGACCGCAGAAGCCGGCTTGAACGTAGTGCATGTATGCTGAGCCAGAGCCTGTTCGCAGATACACGACCCCGGAAAGGAGTTCATCATGGGCGTAAAAAGGATTTTGATGCTGGTGGGGGACTATGTGGAAGACTACGAGGTGA
Coding sequences within:
- a CDS encoding 2Fe-2S iron-sulfur cluster binding domain-containing protein, coding for MKKMMLTVNGVTHSFVGDPEMPLLWYLRDTLHLYGTKYGCGEGLCGACTVQINGEAARSCITTMQSVAGKKIVTIEGLSATGDHPLQKAWQECDVPQCGYCQSGQLMQAAALLEGKPKPTDREIDEAMQGNICRCGTYQRIRQGIKLAAGVKP
- a CDS encoding molybdopterin-dependent oxidoreductase, translating into MNSVLRVSRRGFLKVTFSAGALILCVRIFPNEALGALAAEEKWSPGVYLGIEPDGTVIIIAHRSEMGTGIRTALPMVAADELEADWQRVRIEQAIGDPKYGDQNTDGSKSIRDFYDALRRAGASARVMLEHAAAARWGVPVAECRARNHQVVHVDGRSLGFGELVSLAAKQPVPRNEELRLKTPAEFRYIGKGVPIVDLSDICTGKATFGIDARMPGMVYASIERSPVLGDRLKSYDDKEARKVKGVLRTVVIEAAKPPYGFQALGGVAVIADSTWAAQQGRQKLKVVWEPGDNASYDSEAFRKSLLETVRKPQKAVRTIGDVDAIFAKGGTIHEAEYYVPHLAHATMEPPAVVAEYKNGKVTTWAATQNPQAVQETVAKAVGIAKQDVTCHVTLLGGGFGRKSKPDYVAEAAILSKMVGKPVQVTWSREDDIRHDFYHTVAALYLKAATDERGRPTAWLQRCAFPPIPSTFDATATYAADSEMAQGWVDVPFVIPNLRAENGPARNHVRIGWLRSVANIYHAFAVQSFVDELAAAAGRDRIEYFLDLLGKPRTIDFAAEGTTYANYGQPIDQYPWETGRLRRVVEVVAEKSGWAKRKPEKGRALGFAAHRSFLSYIAVVADVVVDGKGRISIPRLDVAVDAGRVVHPERVRAQFEGAAVFGASLALMGEITAAKGMIQQSNYNDYPVARMRDAPYETHVHLVQSEGLPTGVGEPGVPPIAPALCNALFSITGKRIRQLPINKTSLV